The Cellulophaga sp. L1A9 genome window below encodes:
- a CDS encoding glycoside hydrolase, giving the protein MKKIGILFLFCIQISCSSQDKVKINGLSFVSSRIEVAQEHIQEVVDLNANHAAVMPFGFIRDLSSPEVTFNTERQWFGETKSGAKQYIEMLHKNNIAVMLKPQIWIWRGEFTGSLKMNSEEEWQTLENSYSDFILTYAKLAQEAHVEILCIGTELEQFVVNRPDYWMKLILQIKDVYKGKLTYASNWDEYKKVPFWKALDYIGVDAYFPLSEEKSPSVAILKVGWQKWKMGLAEIAKTTNRPILFTEYGYRSMDYTAKKPWLVDRNDENVNLEAQVNATEAIIKEFWSEDWFAGGYVWKWFIDHKQSGGGTDNRFTPQNKPAEETLRQLYKLNN; this is encoded by the coding sequence ATGAAGAAAATAGGTATTTTATTTCTTTTTTGTATTCAAATTTCATGCTCTAGTCAAGATAAAGTTAAAATTAACGGGTTGAGTTTTGTGTCGTCAAGGATAGAGGTGGCGCAAGAACATATTCAAGAGGTTGTTGATTTAAATGCGAATCATGCGGCAGTAATGCCTTTTGGTTTTATTCGTGATTTGAGTTCGCCGGAAGTAACGTTTAACACCGAGAGGCAATGGTTTGGCGAAACTAAAAGCGGGGCAAAGCAGTATATTGAAATGCTCCATAAAAATAATATAGCAGTGATGTTAAAGCCTCAAATCTGGATATGGCGCGGCGAGTTTACGGGGAGTTTGAAAATGAATAGCGAAGAGGAATGGCAAACCTTAGAGAATTCTTACAGTGATTTTATATTGACCTATGCGAAATTAGCGCAGGAAGCTCATGTAGAAATACTCTGTATTGGTACAGAATTAGAGCAATTTGTTGTGAATAGACCGGATTATTGGATGAAGCTTATCCTCCAAATAAAAGACGTGTATAAAGGCAAGCTAACTTATGCATCTAATTGGGATGAATATAAAAAAGTACCTTTTTGGAAGGCCTTAGATTATATAGGTGTAGATGCATATTTTCCTCTTTCTGAAGAGAAATCTCCTTCTGTAGCGATTCTCAAAGTTGGATGGCAAAAATGGAAAATGGGTTTAGCTGAAATAGCTAAAACTACAAATAGGCCTATTCTTTTTACGGAATATGGGTATAGAAGTATGGATTATACCGCAAAAAAGCCATGGTTGGTAGATAGGAACGATGAAAATGTAAACTTAGAAGCGCAAGTGAATGCTACCGAAGCTATTATTAAGGAGTTTTGGTCCGAAGACTGGTTTGCTGGAGGATATGTTTGGAAATGGTTTATAGATCACAAACAATCTGGTGGTGGTACAGATAATAGATTTACGCCTCAAAACAAACCTGCAGAAGAAACGTTGAGACAGCTCTATAAATTGAATAATTGA
- a CDS encoding DUF547 domain-containing protein gives MKKSVFIVFFLIGINFGFSQATTEFFYKTDVFFKTYVANGKVKYEAIKNNKEDLLALKNMISTLVVSKENTLEYQAFWINAYNISVIDGVVAHYPIKSPLDVAGFFDKITYKISGTSITLNDIENKKLRAEFPKEARFHFVLVCAGLGCPPIINKAYQPSTLESQLTQQTKKAINNPSFIRVENNKVNISQLFEWYKKDFLQKDASVTAFINSYKSDKLPEDAKVGYYTYDWRLNETK, from the coding sequence ATGAAAAAGAGTGTATTTATAGTATTTTTTTTAATAGGAATTAATTTTGGGTTCTCACAGGCTACTACAGAATTTTTCTACAAAACGGATGTTTTTTTTAAAACTTATGTGGCCAATGGTAAAGTTAAGTATGAGGCTATAAAGAATAATAAGGAAGATTTATTAGCCTTAAAAAACATGATTTCAACGCTTGTTGTGTCTAAAGAAAATACCCTAGAATATCAAGCGTTCTGGATAAATGCTTACAATATATCCGTAATTGATGGGGTTGTAGCTCATTACCCTATTAAATCTCCTTTAGACGTTGCTGGTTTTTTTGATAAAATCACCTATAAAATAAGTGGAACAAGCATCACCCTTAATGATATAGAGAATAAGAAGTTAAGAGCAGAGTTCCCTAAAGAAGCGCGTTTTCACTTTGTATTGGTATGTGCAGGTTTGGGTTGCCCACCTATAATTAATAAAGCTTATCAGCCTTCTACATTAGAGAGTCAACTTACACAACAAACAAAAAAGGCAATCAATAATCCAAGCTTTATTAGGGTAGAAAATAATAAAGTAAACATCTCTCAATTATTTGAGTGGTATAAAAAAGATTTTTTGCAAAAAGATGCATCAGTGACAGCTTTTATAAATAGCTATAAATCCGATAAGCTTCCGGAAGACGCTAAGGTTGGCTATTACACCTATGACTGGCGCTTAAATGAAACTAAATAA
- a CDS encoding NAD(P)/FAD-dependent oxidoreductase, which translates to MENIVIIGNGIAGVTTARHIRKLSDKKITIISAESEYFFSRTALMYVYMGHMKFEHTQPYENWFWKKNRIDLINAYVEKVDHEDKTLVLRDGSFLSYDKLIIATGSKPNKFGWPGQDLKGVQGLYSKQDLEQLEKNAPNKDVCKRAVIVGGGLIGIEMAEMLRSRKIPVTFLVRENSFWNGVLPKGESQLINEHILAHHIDLRLETNLEEIISDENGHAKAIKTDKGDIIECTVVGLTAGVTPNIDFLKDSGIELGRGVKVNRLLETNIKDIYAIGDCAEQHEGIGSRRPIEAVWYTGRMMGETLAQTLCGNPTEYKPGHWFNSAKFLDIEYQTYGWVFSERSKQDHEEHFHWRHAKENICLTIAIHKDTKQFLGINTFGIRMRHEIFDRWLTENKNIEYVVEHLKDANFDPEFFKAYEQEIVSKFNMTYNTNISLKKKSWKRIFSKA; encoded by the coding sequence ATGGAAAACATTGTCATTATTGGAAATGGAATAGCAGGTGTTACCACCGCTAGGCACATTCGAAAATTATCTGATAAAAAGATTACGATCATTTCTGCAGAAAGCGAATACTTCTTCTCCAGAACGGCATTAATGTATGTGTACATGGGACACATGAAATTTGAACATACACAGCCCTATGAAAATTGGTTTTGGAAAAAAAATAGAATTGATCTAATCAACGCTTATGTTGAAAAAGTAGACCACGAAGATAAAACCTTAGTTTTACGAGATGGATCTTTCCTTTCTTACGACAAGTTAATAATTGCCACTGGATCCAAACCTAATAAGTTTGGTTGGCCAGGACAAGATTTAAAAGGTGTACAGGGGCTATACTCTAAACAAGACTTAGAACAACTTGAAAAAAATGCTCCAAACAAAGACGTCTGCAAAAGAGCTGTAATTGTTGGTGGGGGATTAATAGGTATTGAAATGGCAGAAATGCTCCGCAGTAGAAAAATTCCTGTTACTTTTTTAGTAAGAGAAAATAGTTTTTGGAATGGCGTACTGCCAAAAGGAGAGTCACAACTAATCAATGAGCATATTTTAGCGCACCATATAGACTTGCGCTTAGAAACCAATCTGGAAGAAATTATTTCTGATGAAAATGGCCATGCCAAAGCAATAAAAACGGATAAAGGTGATATTATTGAATGCACTGTAGTTGGACTTACAGCTGGGGTGACACCAAATATTGACTTTCTAAAAGACTCTGGTATTGAATTAGGAAGAGGTGTAAAAGTAAATAGACTTTTAGAAACCAACATAAAAGATATCTATGCGATTGGCGATTGCGCTGAACAACACGAAGGTATTGGCAGCAGAAGACCCATTGAAGCTGTTTGGTATACAGGTAGAATGATGGGAGAAACACTTGCCCAAACCCTATGTGGCAATCCAACCGAATACAAACCTGGACATTGGTTTAATTCTGCTAAGTTTTTAGATATAGAATATCAAACTTATGGTTGGGTATTTAGTGAAAGAAGTAAACAAGACCATGAAGAACATTTTCATTGGCGACATGCAAAGGAAAATATCTGCCTCACCATTGCCATTCACAAAGACACCAAACAATTTTTAGGAATAAACACCTTCGGCATAAGAATGCGACACGAAATATTTGATCGCTGGCTCACCGAAAATAAAAATATAGAATATGTTGTTGAGCATTTAAAAGATGCCAATTTTGACCCTGAATTCTTCAAAGCTTACGAGCAGGAAATTGTAAGCAAATTCAATATGACCTACAACACCAACATTAGCCTAAAGAAAAAGAGTTGGAAAAGAATTTTTAGTAAAGCTTAA
- a CDS encoding 4Fe-4S dicluster domain-containing protein, whose product MKIIQKIGLIIFLVGLAVFTAVPLLGTFKLDQNTFDNLVAEKNIKSDVFVAEINQNVVGKEFSGMQGLSPLVAKALDNANETHIKNKEYDKKIYTSSSDMATLIGKKSGTGFIANNKGIMWFLTFGLAIIGALMYILPNAILLGKKGIKNDGVYHESATNRGWIAWMVFIFLVSFYLVLYFASEYAVNWTFLVDPISESLSGNPAGHWFVYGFMYCVVMSVMAVRMYIKYRHNMYQIVRTTSVLFFQIVFAFLIPEIMVRLQMPYYDFKNAFPLDYDFFFQWNLKELLNSGGIGLFILVWGILLTVVFVPIMVYFFGKRWYCSWVCGCGGLAETLGDPYRQHSSKSLFSWKVERWLIHGVLLFALVMTALTLYSFFAETGTVLGIKTSSIQNLYSLLIGSIFAGVIGTGFYPIFGNRVWCRFGCPLAAYLGFVQRFKSRFRITTNGGQCISCGNCSTYCEQGIDVRAYAQKGENIVRSSCVGCGVCSAVCPRGVLKLENGPEEGRINSTEVLLGNDVDLMNLVNKK is encoded by the coding sequence ATGAAAATAATACAAAAAATTGGCCTTATTATCTTTTTGGTAGGCTTAGCTGTCTTCACCGCCGTTCCATTATTAGGAACATTTAAATTAGACCAAAATACATTTGACAACCTTGTTGCTGAAAAGAATATAAAAAGTGATGTGTTCGTAGCAGAAATTAACCAAAACGTTGTAGGCAAAGAGTTTTCTGGGATGCAAGGCTTATCACCATTAGTAGCTAAAGCCTTAGACAATGCTAATGAAACCCATATAAAAAATAAAGAGTACGATAAAAAAATATATACAAGCTCTAGCGATATGGCTACGCTTATTGGTAAAAAATCAGGGACTGGTTTTATTGCTAATAATAAAGGTATCATGTGGTTCTTAACTTTTGGTTTAGCCATTATTGGCGCCTTAATGTACATTTTACCAAATGCTATTTTATTAGGTAAAAAAGGAATAAAAAATGATGGAGTTTACCACGAAAGTGCCACCAATAGAGGCTGGATAGCATGGATGGTATTCATTTTCCTAGTCTCTTTCTACCTTGTCTTGTATTTCGCATCGGAATATGCCGTCAACTGGACTTTTTTAGTAGACCCTATAAGCGAAAGCTTAAGTGGAAATCCTGCTGGACACTGGTTTGTATATGGTTTTATGTATTGCGTAGTCATGAGTGTTATGGCTGTTAGAATGTATATTAAATACCGTCATAACATGTACCAGATTGTACGGACTACATCAGTGCTATTCTTTCAAATTGTATTTGCATTTCTAATCCCTGAAATTATGGTACGTCTTCAAATGCCGTATTATGATTTTAAAAATGCCTTCCCTTTAGACTATGATTTCTTTTTTCAATGGAATTTGAAAGAACTCTTAAATAGCGGAGGTATTGGTCTCTTCATATTAGTATGGGGTATACTACTAACCGTTGTTTTTGTTCCTATTATGGTGTACTTCTTTGGAAAAAGATGGTATTGCTCATGGGTTTGTGGTTGTGGTGGTCTTGCCGAAACTTTAGGAGATCCTTACAGACAACACTCTAGCAAATCTTTATTCTCATGGAAAGTAGAACGTTGGTTAATACATGGCGTATTATTATTCGCGTTAGTAATGACAGCCCTAACTTTATATAGCTTTTTTGCAGAAACAGGAACCGTATTGGGTATTAAAACGTCCAGCATTCAAAATTTATACAGCTTATTAATTGGTTCTATTTTCGCCGGAGTTATTGGAACAGGATTTTATCCAATTTTTGGAAATAGAGTTTGGTGTAGGTTTGGCTGTCCATTAGCTGCTTATTTAGGCTTTGTTCAACGTTTTAAATCACGCTTTAGAATTACCACTAACGGAGGGCAATGTATCTCTTGCGGAAACTGTTCTACCTATTGTGAGCAAGGAATTGATGTTAGAGCCTATGCACAAAAAGGAGAAAACATTGTACGCTCTAGCTGTGTAGGATGTGGCGTTTGTTCTGCCGTTTGTCCTAGAGGTGTTCTTAAATTAGAAAACGGACCAGAAGAAGGAAGAATAAATTCTACCGAAGTACTTTTAGGAAATGATGTTGATTTAATGAATTTAGTCAACAAAAAATAA
- a CDS encoding toxin-antitoxin system YwqK family antitoxin: protein MYLKAFFYVCVFVLINTGAFAKTYSKNYYKTGKLKSEGWVDNGKKSGYWKFYYANGRISEQGHYSQNNKTNYWIYFNDKGALKQEGSYRNGQKSKWWIFYDGNGYVNHKCQLSAGVKDGYCLKYTNRKLSSAEKYKNGEKIKEWFSFSSFRSENKLSDLR, encoded by the coding sequence ATGTATTTAAAAGCTTTTTTCTATGTTTGCGTCTTTGTTCTAATAAATACAGGAGCTTTTGCGAAAACATATTCTAAAAATTATTATAAAACTGGAAAATTAAAATCTGAAGGTTGGGTCGATAATGGAAAAAAAAGTGGCTATTGGAAGTTTTACTACGCCAATGGCCGCATTTCAGAACAAGGCCATTATAGCCAAAATAATAAAACGAATTATTGGATTTATTTCAATGACAAAGGAGCTTTAAAGCAGGAAGGAAGCTATAGAAACGGTCAAAAGTCTAAGTGGTGGATATTTTATGATGGGAACGGCTATGTTAATCATAAATGCCAGCTTAGTGCAGGAGTTAAAGATGGGTACTGTTTAAAGTACACCAACAGAAAATTATCGTCAGCAGAAAAATATAAAAATGGAGAAAAAATTAAAGAATGGTTCAGTTTTTCTAGCTTCAGAAGCGAGAATAAACTTTCTGACTTAAGATAA
- a CDS encoding glycosyltransferase family 2 protein, producing MTEIIVIIPAYNEADSIAHVIKEIPNNVSEIIVVNNNSTDKTAENAQVAGATVLTETRKGYGYACLAGLDYITKTSKTPNIIVFIDGDYSDYPEELTKIVAPIINDDVDMVIGARVEALREDGSMTPQQIFGNWLATSLMKLFFNAKFTDLGPFRAIKYDKLLALNMEDETYGWTVEMQLKALKKKFTYIEVPVRYKKRIGISKVSGTVKGSIFAGIKILSWIFKYSIK from the coding sequence ATGACAGAAATTATAGTAATAATTCCCGCGTACAATGAGGCTGATTCAATCGCCCATGTCATAAAAGAAATTCCGAATAATGTTTCAGAAATTATTGTTGTTAATAATAATTCTACAGATAAAACTGCCGAAAATGCCCAAGTTGCAGGTGCTACTGTACTAACAGAAACCAGAAAAGGATATGGATATGCCTGTTTAGCCGGATTGGATTATATTACTAAAACATCTAAAACACCCAATATTATCGTATTTATCGATGGTGACTATTCTGATTATCCTGAAGAACTCACTAAAATAGTTGCTCCTATTATCAATGACGATGTAGATATGGTTATTGGAGCTCGTGTTGAAGCATTAAGAGAAGATGGCTCTATGACGCCACAACAAATATTTGGTAATTGGTTAGCTACCTCTTTAATGAAACTATTTTTCAATGCAAAATTTACAGATTTAGGGCCTTTTAGAGCCATAAAATATGATAAATTACTGGCCCTGAACATGGAAGACGAAACCTATGGCTGGACAGTAGAAATGCAATTGAAGGCTTTAAAGAAGAAATTTACATATATCGAAGTACCAGTACGTTATAAAAAAAGAATTGGCATATCAAAAGTATCAGGTACCGTAAAAGGTAGTATATTTGCAGGCATAAAAATCCTAAGTTGGATTTTTAAATATAGTATAAAATAA
- a CDS encoding cellulose synthase family protein: MALTISYIIIAIYSIALVLIFFYSLAQLNLLFNYLSYKKRNETAPKFNLLDPKEIPFVTIQLPVYNEEYVMDRLLENIAKLEYPSSKLEIQVLDDSTDESVEKTAAHIKKLQETGLDIQHIRRENRSGFKAGALKEGLTIAKGEFIAIFDADFLPSADWLKKTIIYFKDREIGVVQTRWGHINRDYSTLTRIQAFALDAHFTLEQVGRNAKGHFINFNGTAGIWRKECILDAGNWEGDTLTEDLDLSYRAQLKNWKFKYLEDVETPAELPVVISAARSQQFRWNKGGAENFRKTVTSVVSSKNIPFKTKFHGVMHLLNSSMFLCVFIVALLSIPMLYIKNSYGHLGWIFEATSFFIVSTIILFVCYWFTYKSIQGSSFDNFIDYIKLFFTFFSIALGFSLHNSIAVLEGHMGKRSEFVRTPKFNLDNIKNSWKGNKYLATKLSPNMIIEAALMVYFLFGMYSAIPLNDFGLFPFHFMLFLGFGFVFFKSLTARA, encoded by the coding sequence ATGGCATTAACAATTTCCTACATTATCATTGCAATCTATAGTATTGCTCTTGTTTTAATTTTCTTTTATAGTTTAGCTCAGTTGAATCTGTTATTCAACTATTTAAGTTATAAAAAACGGAATGAAACCGCTCCCAAATTCAACCTTTTAGACCCCAAAGAAATTCCTTTTGTTACTATCCAACTTCCTGTTTACAATGAAGAGTATGTAATGGATCGTCTATTAGAAAATATTGCAAAATTAGAATACCCATCTAGTAAATTAGAGATTCAAGTCCTAGATGACTCCACAGATGAGTCTGTAGAAAAAACTGCCGCACATATTAAAAAATTACAAGAAACAGGTTTAGACATTCAACACATTAGACGTGAGAATAGATCTGGTTTTAAAGCTGGCGCACTTAAAGAAGGATTAACCATTGCAAAAGGTGAATTCATTGCAATCTTTGATGCAGATTTCTTACCATCTGCAGATTGGTTAAAAAAAACCATTATCTATTTCAAGGATAGAGAAATTGGCGTCGTTCAAACGCGTTGGGGTCACATCAACAGAGACTACTCTACCTTAACAAGAATTCAAGCATTTGCATTGGATGCTCACTTTACATTAGAACAAGTAGGTAGAAATGCAAAAGGACACTTTATTAACTTTAATGGTACTGCTGGTATTTGGCGTAAAGAATGTATTCTTGATGCTGGTAACTGGGAAGGCGATACCTTAACTGAAGATTTAGATTTAAGTTATAGAGCACAATTAAAGAACTGGAAGTTTAAATATTTAGAAGATGTAGAAACTCCAGCAGAATTACCTGTTGTTATTAGTGCTGCACGTTCTCAACAATTTAGATGGAACAAAGGTGGTGCAGAAAACTTTAGAAAAACAGTTACAAGTGTTGTTTCTTCTAAAAACATTCCTTTTAAGACTAAATTTCACGGGGTAATGCATTTGCTTAACAGCTCTATGTTTCTATGTGTATTCATAGTAGCGCTATTAAGTATTCCTATGCTTTACATCAAAAATAGTTATGGCCATTTAGGTTGGATTTTTGAAGCAACAAGCTTCTTTATCGTAAGTACTATTATTTTATTTGTCTGTTATTGGTTTACCTATAAAAGTATACAAGGTAGTAGTTTTGATAATTTCATAGACTATATAAAATTATTTTTCACTTTCTTCTCTATAGCTTTAGGCTTCTCTTTACACAATTCTATTGCTGTATTAGAAGGTCATATGGGTAAAAGAAGTGAATTTGTAAGAACTCCAAAATTTAATCTAGACAACATTAAAAACAGTTGGAAAGGAAATAAATATTTAGCTACAAAATTATCTCCTAATATGATAATTGAAGCAGCATTAATGGTATACTTCTTATTTGGAATGTATAGCGCAATACCTCTTAATGATTTTGGATTGTTCCCTTTTCACTTTATGTTATTTTTAGGATTCGGTTTCGTATTCTTTAAATCACTTACGGCAAGAGCATAA
- a CDS encoding glycosyltransferase 87 family protein translates to MMLLSSILYYVLAYHFERTEFIKLVILFAGLLVLCFKIVQFKKLNLKFILITGILFRLIFIATIPNLSQDFYRFIWDGELVSNFINPYLRIPNDLIQDPNLVIDNAKELLTGMGELSPKFHSNYPPLNQLIFGIAAILGFKSILGSVVIMRIFIILADIGIVYFGRKLLRKLNKSPHLIFWYFLNPLVIIELTGNLHFEGVMLFFFVWSLYLLSQNNWKLAGILYACSISIKLVPLLFLPLFLKHFKLKKSIAFYSIVGATSLALLLPFYSSEFLGNYFKTVGLWFSNFEFNASIYNAVKTIAVNYFDAKPWELIKSYGKLTPIITILTVLAFTFFRKNQNLETLITSMLWVLTIYYFISPTVHPWYIIFLVVLSCFTNYRYAIIWSATVILSYWAYSDPNYIEHLGILTVEYLIVFSYMIYELSKQRNKL, encoded by the coding sequence ATGATGTTATTAAGTAGCATCTTGTATTATGTACTAGCGTATCATTTTGAAAGAACAGAATTCATAAAACTAGTAATCCTCTTCGCAGGGCTACTAGTTTTATGTTTTAAAATAGTACAGTTTAAAAAATTAAATCTAAAATTTATTCTTATTACCGGAATACTTTTTAGACTCATCTTCATAGCTACAATCCCAAACCTTTCACAAGACTTCTATCGTTTTATTTGGGACGGAGAATTGGTAAGTAATTTTATCAATCCATACTTAAGAATACCCAATGATCTAATACAAGACCCAAATTTGGTTATAGACAATGCCAAAGAACTTCTTACTGGCATGGGTGAATTAAGTCCTAAATTCCATAGTAATTACCCACCTTTAAATCAACTAATTTTTGGAATTGCGGCTATTCTAGGTTTCAAAAGTATTTTAGGGTCTGTTGTCATCATGCGTATTTTTATAATTCTAGCAGACATTGGCATTGTATATTTCGGAAGAAAACTATTGCGCAAACTTAATAAATCACCGCATTTAATTTTTTGGTACTTCTTAAATCCATTGGTTATCATAGAATTAACAGGAAATCTCCATTTTGAAGGAGTTATGCTCTTCTTTTTTGTGTGGTCATTATATCTTTTGTCACAAAACAATTGGAAGCTCGCAGGAATACTCTATGCCTGTTCTATCAGTATTAAATTAGTGCCCTTGTTATTTTTACCACTATTTTTAAAACATTTTAAGCTTAAAAAAAGTATTGCCTTTTATAGTATTGTTGGAGCTACATCCTTAGCATTACTCCTACCCTTTTATTCTTCAGAATTCTTAGGAAATTATTTCAAGACCGTGGGCTTATGGTTTTCTAATTTTGAGTTTAATGCGAGTATCTACAATGCTGTTAAAACAATAGCGGTAAATTATTTTGATGCAAAACCTTGGGAACTCATTAAATCTTATGGAAAACTAACCCCTATTATTACCATATTAACAGTACTGGCTTTTACCTTTTTTAGAAAGAATCAAAACCTAGAAACGCTAATCACTTCAATGCTGTGGGTATTAACAATTTATTACTTTATATCCCCAACCGTACACCCTTGGTATATAATCTTTTTGGTTGTCCTTAGTTGTTTTACCAACTATCGGTATGCCATAATTTGGTCTGCAACCGTAATTTTAAGTTACTGGGCATATTCTGACCCTAACTACATAGAACACTTAGGAATTCTTACTGTTGAATATCTTATCGTATTTAGCTATATGATTTACGAATTAAGTAAACAACGTAACAAATTGTAA
- a CDS encoding GNAT family N-acetyltransferase yields the protein MELLIANESHFKYADIICDTIADSAKTRGTGIAKRTPEYIRKKLENGNAVIALDGTTFAGFCYIEVWGHGKYVANSGLIVHPDYRDRGLAKQIKQRIFKLSGEKFPDAKIFGITTGLAVMKINYELGYKPTTFSELTDDPEFWKGCQTCKNFDILTRTERKMCLCTAMLYDPKVQSKKKAVEENEKLNTKAFKRLKSIKESLFLKKK from the coding sequence ATGGAATTACTAATTGCTAACGAATCACATTTTAAGTATGCAGACATCATCTGTGATACTATCGCAGATTCTGCTAAAACTCGTGGAACTGGTATTGCTAAACGCACACCAGAATATATTCGTAAGAAACTTGAAAACGGAAATGCCGTAATAGCTTTAGATGGAACCACATTCGCTGGCTTCTGTTATATTGAAGTTTGGGGGCATGGAAAATATGTCGCTAATTCTGGGCTTATTGTACATCCTGATTACAGAGATAGAGGTTTAGCGAAGCAAATAAAACAAAGAATTTTTAAACTTTCTGGTGAGAAATTTCCTGATGCTAAAATATTTGGTATTACTACCGGATTAGCGGTAATGAAAATCAATTACGAGTTAGGATATAAACCGACTACATTCTCTGAACTTACAGATGATCCAGAGTTTTGGAAAGGATGCCAAACCTGTAAAAACTTTGATATTCTTACACGTACAGAACGTAAAATGTGCTTATGCACAGCGATGCTCTATGATCCTAAAGTACAGTCCAAAAAGAAAGCTGTAGAAGAGAATGAAAAATTAAATACAAAAGCTTTTAAGCGATTAAAAAGTATAAAAGAATCCCTTTTCCTAAAAAAGAAATAA
- the argG gene encoding argininosuccinate synthase has protein sequence MKKLVLAYSGGLDTSYCAKHLSKDEGFEVHAVSVNTGGFSKEEISQIEKKALELGATSYKSIDAVQTFYDKVVKYLIFGNVLKNNTYPLSVSAERIVQAIEIVNYAKKVGANYIAHGSTGAGNDQVRFDMIFQIIAPEIEIITPIRDNKLSRETEIAYLKENGIDYPWEKAKYSINRGLWGTSVGGEETLTSNKALPDSAYPSQLQEKEPADVKLSFEKGELVAVNGVKDKPVANIEKLEAMASKYAIGRDIHVGDTIIGTKGRVGFEAAAALIIIKAHHLLEKHTLTKWQQYQKEQQGNFYGMLLHEGNYLDEVMRNIEAFLTDTQKNVSGDVFLSLYPFQFRLNGISSQHDLMTDAFGSYGEENKGWSATDAKGFIKILSNPGRIYNHVNGEK, from the coding sequence ATGAAAAAATTGGTTTTAGCCTATAGCGGCGGATTAGACACATCATACTGTGCAAAACATTTATCAAAAGATGAAGGATTTGAAGTTCATGCCGTTAGTGTAAATACTGGTGGATTCTCAAAAGAAGAAATAAGTCAGATCGAAAAAAAAGCGCTAGAATTAGGGGCTACTTCATACAAATCTATTGATGCGGTACAAACATTTTATGATAAAGTAGTAAAGTACTTAATCTTTGGCAACGTATTAAAGAATAATACTTATCCCCTTTCTGTTAGTGCAGAACGTATTGTACAAGCTATTGAAATTGTAAACTACGCTAAAAAGGTAGGAGCCAATTATATTGCTCACGGAAGTACTGGCGCAGGAAATGATCAAGTACGTTTTGATATGATTTTTCAGATTATCGCACCAGAAATAGAAATTATCACCCCTATTAGAGATAATAAATTATCTAGAGAAACCGAAATTGCATACCTAAAAGAAAACGGAATTGATTACCCTTGGGAGAAAGCAAAATACTCTATCAATAGAGGACTTTGGGGAACATCTGTTGGTGGCGAGGAAACATTAACTTCTAACAAAGCATTACCAGACAGTGCTTATCCTAGTCAATTACAAGAAAAAGAACCTGCAGATGTTAAACTAAGCTTTGAAAAAGGAGAATTAGTGGCTGTTAATGGTGTTAAAGATAAACCTGTTGCAAATATAGAAAAGCTAGAAGCTATGGCATCTAAATATGCTATTGGTAGAGATATTCATGTGGGCGATACTATTATTGGCACAAAAGGTAGGGTTGGCTTTGAAGCTGCGGCTGCATTAATTATCATTAAAGCGCATCATTTATTAGAAAAACATACCCTGACGAAATGGCAACAGTACCAAAAAGAACAACAAGGTAATTTCTACGGCATGTTGTTACATGAAGGTAATTATTTAGATGAAGTGATGCGAAACATTGAAGCTTTCTTAACAGATACTCAAAAGAATGTTTCTGGTGATGTTTTCTTAAGCTTATACCCGTTCCAATTTAGATTAAACGGAATTTCATCTCAACATGATTTAATGACGGATGCTTTTGGAAGTTACGGTGAAGAAAACAAAGGATGGTCTGCTACCGATGCGAAAGGTTTTATAAAAATACTTTCAAATCCAGGTAGAATATACAATCATGTAAACGGAGAAAAGTAA